Below is a window of Malus domestica chromosome 13, GDT2T_hap1 DNA.
ctaccatcatgcgagaaaagctgggggcccgactacctataTTATACAGTTAcctgcagtcatcatcatgacgcactattccgccaaatccaaaccggcgacgataaaggcgtagaccctggcagatgcaaagttttctgacgaacgtaacaactcggcccaacgatgccccgaAGGCAGTCGATCACACTTTAGCCGCACATAttccctcaatggagatttctggcattcgcatgtcaacggcgtatccaactacaaaggctcgcgagcagccgtggttcgtggcaaccgactacttcaccaaataggtggaagcagagcctatgacgaccacgattcagacggacatagagcgcttcatatggagaaacatcatttaccgatttggcatcccttaatccatcgtcaccaacaacggcctgcaattcgtgagcaaagatttggcgaagttcttccaaaaatatggcatcaagcagcatatgtccatgccgagatatcctcaaggcaattggcaggccgaaacatccaaaaagatggatctcatctgggaaggtctgtacaagctcagcagaataggcggcaagagtaattataCCCCCGCTACCATGAAATGAtaaaagatcgaaaagtagtggagcgcctacaatatgaggaagtaccatgtgtgacctctcgctacatcaaagcccgaaaactcaagcagctcgacgggcacTACCTCACCAGTTgaggattatccagttgttatgcagttcttacCTTACATCTAAGTTCTCATTCGTttaactcgtttttcaatgaggaattcagaagtaatcacgacttggcttggctgcatgcttacaacaactgatcactcatgcacttcaaaagaagaccacacccttcttagggacttaccgcaagaattgcgccccccgagggaccaaccatgctctccagtgcgagagggtaaactaattgctctcaaacgcgagagggtaaaccaattccccgacacccacatgagtcagctctccaagaacgagaggataaactctacactctgaatatccagacgtggatgagccgggctgccctagtataactagatgcacaatggcttgcgccgggattcctagaagtagccgcaatggtctttttcaaggcttagctaactgaaggattttgggtctcttggcctaatccgtggggaaccgggccctagagacggagagggcacattacgcagtacatccgatggacggctgccctggaatcctaaagatgctaccgagtgcactaaggtagcctacggattccggaagattgcctacggcttgccctttgagcagtaaagccgcgctagacttatgcaaccgcacattcttgtgaaaggttaaacaagctagcgcgtatatacgaagttttatccactgccgacatgctacgtagtcaataagcttcacctctgccaagcgcggaacaacctacaccaagtcctaaagtgttgtgatactttctacgcaacctacgaaattgaagaaagtcaaggttaacaacctagtggttacgcggacttgtctgcttctgtaagtaaggcatccggctgccaaccctatggctaacaactttgcaaagttctacaccaacacctacggctgcataggctacgcgagcttgtctgcttataaaaaagtagcatgcctgccactggtctatcaagtctaaaggttagggcatgaacaaaagaagtgaagatgaagaaaaacaaaggaaaacatgtttataaacaactagcaaaggccgaaggagttcaagcaaaacaagagctacaaggaaaaacaaagaaaatcctaaaggctacctaaaatactacactacagcagcttggacatctcacgactactcggtcgccacaccttcaacagtcataacgctcttagcagcggcatcatccaacgcttcacccccggctgccccagtctggacactaacttctccaactacttcaccaatggaagccttaaaaataaaagcaagcaagtcttctggagaaatagagaagctcatccactcccttcttagcataagcagcaaaacgaagctcagaaattgcaagcttaagatcttgaatctgaggcgaatcaatctcagcagcaaagggagcaggctttggcgccactttagcagcagagtccaccttaccactcttcataatagcaagtctctacaaaggtgaaccagacttggctcccaaagaacgtcctggtacagacttcggcactgggggcatgataaaacctttacgctgagcaatcttatccacaattgtactagccattctcaacatggaagacgccatatgctcagatctagcagccttatttttcttcccattggaagaagtcatgtcaatcacatacctctcggtagcaagcgAACCCTCATGAGTAGCAGAAGAAGTCtttagttttttcttaactggcatctcatgagcaggcggggaagatctcttctttccatcttcattcatagtaagctccacgacagcgatcagacgagccaatgcatccgccttgatcctctttacctcctctttctggagaagcccacctttctttcagcaaagaggactaagcagccaacgacattcatggtactcagtaggggagctcaacccagcattccagcaggcagaaggcctgcatgcccaacattccagcagcctatgagacccgcaatctccttatttctctcaatcgccagcctggcccgagtcaggtccaagagcccaaaggacatgagccatgcggctcgcctagcactgcgccccagcgccacaatcctcgaccccagctgcacaagctgcccttggctcaagccaagccaatctacccaagcagtggtccttgccacgacatctcctcaacccatgccgagccagctcctggcccctgccagccgacgtgccgcaccaccccgacggctaccccgcaatagcactatccaagaataaggcaagaaaaattaaatttttcttacattggtgcggcacgaagaagacgaagaaagcaacgaaagacggtcatttgcacgggcaagatgtagaagattgctagaggagggggaccaaatatcctctaagctatctctctcttgtagggtagaataaatcgctctccaaagttgatttaataacccacttaaggtggacttaaataggctttgagaaaaatttatttccttttcctagaaggatctaatttcctattaaagagagaatcaacatcaaaataggaagcagtcttaagtttcctaaagcaagaagatctctacacctgctgcccttttctgcgagcagcctaacaggtgtgggggcatttgtggagccaaaaaaattcactaggcgacacgtggacttttggacaaaagaggacaaaaataccctcgaggcataccgggtttcctacacgcgagcagtggagaatcatccatcaaccaagtcaggagtacccaaaatgggtaacaattcaaaacctatttcattccatatatgtttttaccttattttttccttattcaattagccatttatttcaaacattccataacatcctcaaccaattaatataatcaatatattaaaggctaattACATCACCAAATTAAGCCCAAAAATCACCCTAAAGGCCGGTTATCCCTTCTCCAAAGGGAGCCGgccatttccttcttttttcaccataattttccttttttgtgacattgattagccaattatacaaaaaaccaccaaaacattcattttatgtttaatagccgaataaattggctaattaaacctaaatcaaacccaaaaaaccctagccacctcctatccctataaatatactctcatttctcaccaaaaagccaattccaacactttggcaaaaatcccaaaattctctaaacactctttctctctaaattctaactttggcatcggaggttcttcggccaaagccccccccattcatcgtgggcgcgtgaggatcttggccttaacctaaggtgttaattgttttgtaggtgcaaaatcgtccaagatcgaggaggaagaaatttgcatccacagctttgagtcattttaaaagcacatccaaacgagctcatAATTTCAGTCTCTAGTTGATGAAATGATCTAATTTTATATTACGTCATCGATAAATGATTAATATGTAATTGATATTTGATTTTATATCAGTTTAGTAAAAAATCCTATATTATATAGTTAAATATTTACTTACCAAATAACATAACGGTGTCTGATTGACGTAAAATCCAGCCTACTACGAAGCTCAACCACATTGCAACATCATTTGTTAACGAAATTTGGTACCTCTTAACATTATTGAATTTCCTTTTAGTAAAGGTTACATGTGTAACGATGAGAAgttgagaagaaagaaagttGAATCATTTTCCCCCAAACACTATTGGCACTATTCAGAAGAAAGGAACTTGAATCAAATTAAACTTGTAAGTTTAACCCTTCATGAGAAATCACCTACTCACTTCTTCCAGCAGCTGTACATAGATGCTCACAAAGTAATCACCTCTCCCTCTTGCCTTTCTTTCATTCCACAGTCGTTTCGAATTTCGATTACATTCATGGTAACAGATTACAAGTAATTAACAAGGCACGTACATTAACATCTCCATCAACGTCGTCTGCTGTTCCTTCTCTCGTAGGCTGATCGTTTTCTGCTTCCGAAACTGTCTCAAAAGTTTATGCCTCATTAGAACTAGAAGTGCCTAAGATAAACTCCAGTTGTTTATCCCTGTCACTTAAATACTTGGTCGAGTTGTACTCATCTGCATCCAAGAGCTCCTCCGAATAAGTCCTTTGAAGTTTAGACTTGTGATATTTTGTAGCGTACTCCAAACTGGTTTCATCGCCTTCTAAAATTTGGACAATCTGCAGTGGATTTAAAACCAAATCAGAATACGCGACATAAACTTGTTAATTAAGTCATCACTTGTAGGCACTGTAAAATGATAAACTTGTGAGCAGTCATGGTTAGAAATAAAAGACGTGCCTGACTCATTTGTGGTCGATTCATTGAAGACTGGTGTATGCAGAATGAAGCAGTTAGTGCAAGACGTTTCATTTCTTTCAAGTCATAGGCATCGCCGAGGCATGGATCAACTATCTCTTTGATGTTATTCATAGAGAGCAAAGGTTTGGCCTGAAAAgtaatgtttcaaaatatatACTACTTACTGCCTAcaaaaattaaacaagaaacAACCGGGTATACATAAGAGAACGTACCCACATGACAAGGCTTTTATGTGAGCTATCCAACGCTTGCCTGCCGGTGATGAGCTCTAATAGTAGCACCCCGTAAGCATAGACATCGGTTTTTTCATCTACTATTCCGTGCATGAAAAACTCGGGAGGAAGATATCTGTCATGATTCGGTGTTGAAGAGATGTCAAACGATCGagagaaaacaaaattttagtACAAAAGCAAAAATCTAAAGATTTTGGATTAACAAACCCAAATGTGCCTTCGAATTTCGATACAACATGGTGAGTCCATGAATCTGGTAGCCATTTTGCAAGCCCAAAATCAGATATCTGGATTCAAATCGGGGTAACAGAGAATTATTAACGCAATGCAGCTTTTCAATAATCCATCATAGCAATTGATCAATGAGAGTGTACCTGAGGCTCAAAATCCTCTGCCAGCAAAATATTAGAAGCCTTAATATCTTTGTGGATAATTCTCCTCTGACACCCCTCATGAAGATACAGAAGGCCCTTAGCCGTACCAAAAGCGACTTTATATCTGATGTCCCAATCCAAATTCTCTCTCGGTCCTAGAAAACATGACACAAAGAAGCAAAATCATTGAGTCACTTATTTGTAAGTTTGAAATAAATTCTCGTGTTTATAAGATTCGATTTGATAAACAAACCGTAAAGTATAGACGATAGGCTCCCATGGGGAGACAAATGAAGAACAAGATGCATCCCTCCTTCAACCCCATATCCAATCAACTTTGCAATATTGGGATGGTCAACATGAACTATGACACCAAGCTCAGATAAGAAGTCTGCAGTCATTTCTTCTTGAGAACCCCGAGTCAGGCGTTTGATCGCGACAATCTGCCCATCTTCCAATGTTCCCTTGTAAACTTCAGCATAGCCTCCCTCTCCAATCAAATTCTCTTCAAGAAGGACAAACAGCAAAATGTTATCGGCATACAAGACAGTGACAACCTTTCTGAAAGAACGGAATTATCGTGAAATATGACGAATGCAATGTAATTCTATGAAGAAATGTGAGTACACACCGTGGCTGAAGTTGTTGGTTGCGGCTTCCAGCTCCAAGAGTGAGTAATTCTTCCAGGAAGATTTGAAGCGGCAGAAGTCAGCATCGAAAGACCTCAGAGTAGGAGAGTTGATCTGTGGAATAAAGTctatttttttgcttttccttCTGGTGAGTTTTGGTTTCTGAGCACCTTTAGGAGGGAAGGTTGGGAAGGGATATTGGGGTCCTTTTTTCAAAATACGAAAGAAACCGCGCCATTGATAGTTGGCTCTTGGATCGGAGTCTGAAGTAGCAGTGCGGCTGCCTCGTCCATCCGAGTCTGAAGTGCTGGTCATAGGAGAAGATGCTCCGGATCCTAAGCTTCTCGGGCAGTACTCATCCTCAGAAACTCCTCTCGAAGAGAGCTCATGTACTGAGACATCCTCATCCAAGTTTAATGATCTCAAGTCTATATGACAAAAATCCCGACAGAATTAGTACCACATTGCTATATATATGCAATAAAAATTATTAgaagaataggaaaacaaagTTATTACCTTGACTTGAAAAAGATTCGGAGAATCCAGCTCGTGCTCTTCTTGATCCTCCGTGAGCAGAAGGTGTTGTAGCCTGCGCTTCTTGATTTTCTTTGGCCGTTTCGCGGGAACCATTGCTGCCCATACGAAGCTTTGTGTCAGCAAAGAACAGAGAATATGACAAAATCCAACAGCGTTAGAGAGCCTAAAGAGCAAATTCAGCCAAACCAAGATGATGTAGTACTAGTTCCGACCATCCATGTGGGGAGGAAAACGGGAAGAAAAGGGCCACAAAATATGACACATGCATAAAGAAATATCTCAAGGTACGTATATAGAATCAAACAAATCATTTGTGTATGGATTAGACAAGAACCGTTGAAACATCATCTCTTGAGAAACAGGAATattcaagcaaaacaaataaaatccgaaaacacacaaaaatccaAAGCGACATTGTAAACCAACAAAACCGTAGTGTAAATGAAAAATGTACCGGCAAAACGATAATGCTTGGATCCTCGCATGTAAGAAACAAACCATAGTTGGACACATACACAAAGATATctcatttaaaacaaaaaatgatgcAGACATGAGCGTAGTCACATTGGTTAGAACGGATGTGCTACTCTATGCAATTTAAGTTAGTTTAAAGAAAATTATCGTTTGTATTATAAAAACAACTTCAAGAAAAGTTTCTACACGCAAGTTGCATTTCAATTTGTCTGCAAGGAGGAATGAATCGTATTTTACCCTAATGAATGCAATGTGACAAGTAAATGCAGCCTCCTAGGTCATACGTTCATATTACTAACaggaaatgaaattttttaccATTGCATGATGAAAGTTTGAAAGATTGACTGCTTACTGCTTAGAGACAAAAGCCGCCAAACCCGAAGCTATGATCTGAAAAGCAGGCACGGAGGTGATTACCATGAAGAAGTTTCTGGTTCAGATTCTGGGGCATCTTCCATGAATTTTCAGAGGCCGCCACAAACCAAAGAGAGCCACTGAAGGTTTCAGAAGCCAAAGGAACGACACACCACACACGCAGAAACCTAGAGAGAGAAaaccaagagagagagagagagaaatggaaaaTAGTGGCTGCCATGATTTTTCCCTCTAAATATTCCTGCATTTCTGGACAATTCAGCCATGCATAAAaatcggcttttatttgttattGGCACAACGTTAGCTTCATAATCCAGTCTATCTGATCTGTCTAAAATATGTAGAAATAGCAACGTGTAAATTTAGCATGTTTGTGAAAGGCTTTGCTTGCAAGCACGTATGGCTATGGAGATTCCCCAACTGCTACAGTTACACGTTTTCTGGGtctttgccacgtggcaaaaattaACAATCAACGGTCTGAAACGTGGGGGAGTATTCAGCAGACTGCTGTGTGTGGGCTGGACCACACTTCtcataaatgtattttttttttttaagatataGAAAGTTTAAAGTGCAAATAAGACTTTTGAAGTATTGTTAACAATTCTGTAAGTTTATTATTCATCTATTGGGGTCGGGTTTGTCCTAATAACCGGCTTAGAATGTGCTTAATTTGACCTCAGCATGAGGTGTCGATGTATTCTCTTACATTCTTATCCCTCATAGTtcataatgacaaaataaatcaACTCTTAATAATGTTTTATCCCAAGTGAAATACAAGAAATCACCTCCTAATACcattattttgtcaaaatagtctacataattatATCAACTCGTCACGTCTGTCATTTGTATGAAAAAAACATGTACTACGTTAATTACCTAAAGTGCAATTTCAAAAGCATTCCTTGTCGTTGTGAACTTGTGAAAAGCCATTCCTTGTCGTTGTGAACTTGTGAATAGCCAATCTTCAGGGAACCAACGGATGGACTCTGATTCAAGTAATATCAAGTTGTTTAAGTTTGGTACTGAAGAAAGTCTTTTCCAAGAGTCCGACTTTGTCTCACTTAGTGGAaccattttttgaattttttttactgttgtaAAAATATGTTAATTTTTCAAATTACTTAGTGATACGTATTGTTGACACTCAAAATTATAAGGTtaaaaaacttaaataaatGATTTTAGGTGGGCTAAGAATTTAAGATTGAATGGACTCAAAGATGTAAGTGATTCACCCCTCAATGCATTGTGTTGCTCTCAATATATTGATTTCAAGATTATATAGCACTCGGCTAATGCATCCACTCTATTATCTCTTATTCGTCCAACCCACACAACAAAAGTCTCTACCCTTTTATATAAGCCTTTCCCCACAGATACCTCTCAAAACAGCATTTTATGTGCCAACGATTTGTACCAGCCTACTAACAACTTTTCACCCACTCGACCTGGCCTTTGTCAACGAAGTGACGTATTAGTGGTCGAATGGCAAGACTTGCCCAGATAGCTCGAGCGTCCTGCTCAAGCCTCGGTTACTTTGCCTTGCCTTGCCGAACATAACCCCGATTGCCTTTATGTCCCATCCTAGGTATTTGTTGTTGCTTGCATGTCATCAAGCAGTCCAAGTAACACTCGAGTACTTCTATTCTTGGAGACCTATGCCCACATGCCCACGTGTTCAACGCGCCCACGTGTTCTTCTTGGTCAGGAAACCCTTCTCTCGTCCCGATCGGAGTGAGCACGCGGGCCGGTCCTTTCAAGATTCCTTGGGCCTATGTCCTTGGTGGGCCTAAATGGGCTCAGCGTTAACGCGTACCATGGAAGAAAAACTGGATATTcacatataaattttttttgatgTAAGTAATTCTCACTTTACTTCTCTTAAGTAATGTGAAATTTACACTTTGCTACCcatagttttcttttcttttttttgttttgtctcAATTTCATACCtaaactttgatttttttttacacttTAATATATCTACCAGTCATTCCGTCAACTTCTCTGTTAAGTAGTGATGTGGCTTAATTTTGACCCACCACATTTGCCACACGGATGAGAGATTCTCTTGTAAGTCCAAGCCACCATGTCTAGTGCCAGCTTTTGGCAAAAAGGGTGAGTCAAAGTTATGCCAGTCATCACTTAATGAAAAATTTAACAGAAAACCTAAGTATTAAAGTGTTAGAAAAATCAAAGTTTAGGTATGAAAGtgagacaaaaaagaaaaaattaagaataacaAAGTACGAATTTCACAATACTTGAAGGTAATAAAGTGAGaattatcttttttatttttatctttattttcaAGGATGGACTCGGAACAAGAACAAGTTGTTTTCCAACAATGTCGAAGTTACTACTCATACAGTTA
It encodes the following:
- the LOC103453020 gene encoding receptor-like cytosolic serine/threonine-protein kinase RBK2 isoform X1: MVITSVPAFQIIASGLAAFVSKHNGSRETAKENQEAQATTPSAHGGSRRARAGFSESFSSQDLRSLNLDEDVSVHELSSRGVSEDEYCPRSLGSGASSPMTSTSDSDGRGSRTATSDSDPRANYQWRGFFRILKKGPQYPFPTFPPKGAQKPKLTRRKSKKIDFIPQINSPTLRSFDADFCRFKSSWKNYSLLELEAATNNFSHENLIGEGGYAEVYKGTLEDGQIVAIKRLTRGSQEEMTADFLSELGVIVHVDHPNIAKLIGYGVEGGMHLVLHLSPHGSLSSILYGPRENLDWDIRYKVAFGTAKGLLYLHEGCQRRIIHKDIKASNILLAEDFEPQISDFGLAKWLPDSWTHHVVSKFEGTFGYLPPEFFMHGIVDEKTDVYAYGVLLLELITGRQALDSSHKSLVMWAKPLLSMNNIKEIVDPCLGDAYDLKEMKRLALTASFCIHQSSMNRPQMSQIVQILEGDETSLEYATKYHKSKLQRTYSEELLDADEYNSTKYLSDRDKQLEFILGTSSSNEA
- the LOC103453020 gene encoding receptor-like cytosolic serine/threonine-protein kinase RBK2 isoform X2, which encodes MQCNGSRETAKENQEAQATTPSAHGGSRRARAGFSESFSSQDLRSLNLDEDVSVHELSSRGVSEDEYCPRSLGSGASSPMTSTSDSDGRGSRTATSDSDPRANYQWRGFFRILKKGPQYPFPTFPPKGAQKPKLTRRKSKKIDFIPQINSPTLRSFDADFCRFKSSWKNYSLLELEAATNNFSHENLIGEGGYAEVYKGTLEDGQIVAIKRLTRGSQEEMTADFLSELGVIVHVDHPNIAKLIGYGVEGGMHLVLHLSPHGSLSSILYGPRENLDWDIRYKVAFGTAKGLLYLHEGCQRRIIHKDIKASNILLAEDFEPQISDFGLAKWLPDSWTHHVVSKFEGTFGYLPPEFFMHGIVDEKTDVYAYGVLLLELITGRQALDSSHKSLVMWAKPLLSMNNIKEIVDPCLGDAYDLKEMKRLALTASFCIHQSSMNRPQMSQIVQILEGDETSLEYATKYHKSKLQRTYSEELLDADEYNSTKYLSDRDKQLEFILGTSSSNEA